From one Diprion similis isolate iyDipSimi1 chromosome 7, iyDipSimi1.1, whole genome shotgun sequence genomic stretch:
- the LOC124407875 gene encoding molybdopterin synthase sulfur carrier subunit: MMDGGSRDSLVKILFFAKARELSGLKESQATLPANISYQTLLDTIIEKFGLESIRNSVILSHNEEYVAANATLNLSDRDEIAVIPPLSGG; this comes from the coding sequence ATGATGGATGGAGGATCACGAGATTCGCTCGTAAAGATTCTCTTTTTCGCCAAGGCTCGCGAGTTGTCCGGCCTAAAGGAGTCTCAGGCTACGCTGCCGGCTAACATCTCTTATCAAACTTTGCTGGATACTATTATTGAGAAATTTGGACTCGAAAGTATTCGCAATTCTGTCATCTTGTCTCACAACGAAGAATACGTTGCAGCCAACGCAACGCTTAACCTATCCGACAGGGACGAAATTGCAGTTATTCCCCCGCTCAGTGGAGGTTAG